The Cottoperca gobio chromosome 5, fCotGob3.1, whole genome shotgun sequence region TAGATCAAACAATTAGTAGATTAATCGGCAGAataatagataaataacatttatgtaACGGCATTAACAGCTCTTCTTAAAAGAAGGAATGAATACATGTTGGTTTGtgagaaaaatgtataattggCACCTTTGTTTTTGGACAGGTGTGATCCTGGTCCCTGTAGCCTTTCAGATTGGTGACTAAAGATTGTGATTCTGTTAATGCAGTGTTGCTCCGACTCCCACTTATCTCGTGtctataatgtgtttttacagtacaaagaagaagaagatggccGATAAAATTCTACCTCAGAGGGTGAGTATTAATCAGAACGGCAGTCCATAGAAATCCATTAATTTGGCCTGCATTGTGTTGAAGAGATTACATTTgctccattttattttaattgcagTGGCTTATAACAAAGGACCATTTGTCTCTTTTAAAGGCTCCTGTTTAAAGAACTAGAGTTAGGAGTGGTCTGGCTGTATGCACTTGAGATAacttatttgacattttctgttttagtgTGACTGTGTCCACAAAAGATTACAAGAAAAGCATTTCATTTTCTTATACCTTTCTCTAACATGCTGTCCGTCCACATTACCCTGATGGTTGTTTTGTATAAAAAATCTTGACAGGTTTAAGTTATAATTAAGCATATTGGGTCCATTTTTAatgttgcactttgtttgttATACTCTTTTATACCTATAACTTCTGGTATTCAATGCAGCCACTTGATTCTAAAACCCACATATCAACTTAAAACAAATAGTTCAAGCTTCATTTTTAGTTTAAATGCTGCgcagctttaaaaaaatgttttgcatgtctATTAATTTTGTTTAAActcttttgtttctgctgtttcaGTTGCAGATACAGATTTGGCTGGATCAGTATTTCTAGTATTATAGATTCCAAAcgtttccaataactccagagcgttgtaaagttcaaatgtattgaacaaatacatttcttcatttgcataattcacaacatgaccacacacacacacctgtattaaCGGGGCGATACAGCAGCAGATCTTAACGGCatcataaattaaatgtatcccAAAAAAATGATTAGGGTGATGTCATAAAATGTGATTGAAAACGTCCACAATAAAGACATTAACAAAATAGAGAGCGCTTTATGAAGGTAGAATTGGAAACTGACAATGTGTTCCTCTGAGTGTGCTCTGTTGTACTCGTTGGATGTTGCACCAGTGCTCAACAGTAGCTTTTGTTGTGTCCCAGATCAGGGAACTGGTCCCAGAGTCTCAGGCTTACATGGATCTGCTGGCTTTTGAGAGGAAGCTGGATCAGACCATCATGCGCAAGAGGCTGGACATTCAGGAAGCCCTCAAGAGGCCCATTAAGGTATGATTCAATTAAAGTTCTTCACTCCTGAAATTTAATTTCAAAGCCATTCAGAACCCCAGGGGCCTCCATCCATTTTTAACTGGACATTTTATATGAAATAATTCATTAAAGGCTTGTAAAAATGTCTCCAGCATTATGAGTTCATTGGTTGAAATGAAGATTGTTGGTTTTACAGATTGTTTTTATGTGGCAGTGGTCAAAAGGcagatatttgttattttataaaagtACAGCGTAGGGGTGTCACAATACCACAAATATAATAGTTGAAATTCCATGATTTTCAATATGATACCAcggtaaaaaatatatatatctaatatatccTACTTCAACATGGGCTCATTTACTTCCATGATTTCAACActaatgtgttttgtgtataaTGTAGCATTATCACAGAATAATAGGGTGCGTCAACAGGGGATTAACTGCATCCCAAACACTTTTTCTATATTTCCGGGGATGTCATTAGTCTTGAGTCTTAAGTGTCGTTTTCATGACACCCCAAGGTGAAAGTCCCTTCAGTGTGCACCTTCAGCTACAACACGTTGATCTGATCCTAAATTGAGAAGCATCCTGTCACAGCAGCTATATCTTAACGGTCCCTCAAGTAAAATTGACTTCATCGAATTACACAGAACTTGTGGGATTTTAAGGAGGATTGTGTTTTAAGAGTTTGTGCACATGCGCTGATTATCAGTGTAGATATCAAGTCGGTGTTGAGTAAATGAAAGAACATCAATTTAAAGTTTCTTTTGATGGATTGTTTCCAGCAAAAGAGAAAGCTTCGGATCTTCATATCAAACACCTTCAACCCTGCGAAGCCAGATGCTGAAGATGGAGAAGGCACAGTTGCATCATGGGAGCTACGTGTAGAGGGGCGTCTGCTGGAAGATGTAAGCTtcatgatttaaatatattgtttttatgaatgtgttctgtgtttacagtatgtgattTATTAATGGGTTGACACCTGAACTGCCTTAGCAGTAGTTCAAATGTATCACAGAACACAGCTGAGGAACCAACCAGatcttaaatgtcttgttggATTACATTGAGCAAAGACTATGAACATAGACCATGCCATTCATATTTCCAATAACCGAAACATTTGCTTTGCAGACGGCCGTGTCCAAGTATGAAGCCAccaaacagaagaggaagttctcctctttcttcaaGTCTCTGGTGATCGAGTTGGACAAAGACCTCTATGGTCCAGATAATCACCTTGTAGAAGTAAGGACACTGATTCAATGTATCGGAGTATAAACCTCTGCAGATATTCACCCATTTTAATGCGAGTAATGAAGTGTTTGATTCTTCAGTGACAATTGAACAGTTGTTCTTCTAAATGAagtttgttaaatgtttacAGATTGATCAgtaaatacttatattaatCCTTGTTTTGTTTAGTGGCACAGGACTGCCACCACCCAGGAGACCGATGGTTTCCAGGTGAAGAGGCCCGGTGATGTTGGAGTTCGCTGCACCGTCCTGCTCATGCTCGACTACCAGGTAAATAAATGCTCGGGGGGGGGTTTACTCTGCTTCTCGGAAGGTCCTGTGGTCGGGTTATGTTGTCTTCAAGTGCTCTTCAAACatttgttcagtcagtggagagATTAAACCTTGTGCTTCACTTTAAGAAGGTGGCCCTGATGTcctttagaggacagacatgTCTGTGTTGAAGAACTGccataaaattatatatttataatagtttTCACTTTGTTCAACCAATTTCAGTTCATCTCGACCAAATATTCATCCATTCTCAGAAGTAGAATCCTATATTATGCCGGTGTGTTTATATATCACCTCTGTTGTTGTGAAACACCAACCCACCTGTTTACCGAATGCTTGGAGGATCTGTTTGTTTCACTTTCTGGGATGTGTCAATGATTAGCAACAACACTGattgtgatgcattgttttGTGCAGAAACCAGGAAAGTAGCATTACCTCAGGAGAAAATGACTCAATCTGCTTGGCTTcaaaactacaattttgaaGCCAAGGCTCTAGATTGAAAGCCTGTATGATGTTTATGCTGTAATGGCCGTGGGGTCTAAAATTGTGGTTTCAATGGGAGAGTGCTTTTTAAGTTGGCttcacagtttattattattataggaaGTCATGCTGAACTTCGTACCTTCCCAAAATGTGAGGCACAAAAGAAAGGGACGATCAAACCATTAGAGTGACTTTGCtttaatctctctctgtctacctaACAGCCCCCTCAGTTCAAGCTGGACCCCCGGCTGGCTCGTATGCTGGGGATCCACACCCAGACCAGACCTGTCATCATTCAGGCCCTGTGGCAGTACGTCAAGACCCACAAACTCCAAGACCCTCATGAGCGCGAGTTCATCAACTGTGACAAGTACCTGCAGCAGGTTAGTGGGGTCCTTTTTCTTTGTAACAGAACGCACCTTGAGATCGacattaaagttgataacacaCTGCACTGAATACGAACTGTGACCGGTGTGTAACGAGCACACAGTTGTCCCGGTTAACTCCTgctcttgatgttgtacagcCTGTGGTTTGTCCTTGTATGGAGATTCTTCGTTCTGGGTCACTGACTGGTTTCCCAGTGCATTTCTTTCTGTGCCAAGATAAACAGGATTGTGGAACGTTAACAGTGAATTACTACAAAGTTAACTTTTTTTGTTACTCTTGAACACCATCTGTAAAAATGGTCACAGCACATTCTAATAGCAGAGAGACCAACACACCCaaggacagaaaaacagaattgGACAGAGGTGGAATTGGTTCAGGCTTTATACTTATTcctgtaaaaataaacattgaataGATAAAATACCTGGCACATACGAGGCTGAGCTACACATAGTTAATGGAATAACCCCACTGGGCGATGCTAACCAAAATGCATACATCCAGCAGCTCTTTTTTTATGCAGCCTCCTGATGTCCAGATGGTATTTGCTGCATTAAGTGTGTCTGTCTCATTTCTTTCAGATATTTGAGACTCAGCGAATGAAGTTCTCTGAGATCCCACAGCGCCTGCATGCACTCCTGATGCCCCCAGAGCCAATCATCATCAACCATGTGATCAGGTAACCTCATTACAGTGGTTTATGAGGTGTGGAAATTGTGTTTTGCTGGTTAATTTCATCTCCTGCTGCTAATGTGACACATCCTTATACTACTTCAATGTGCCATATTCTTTTATAGTGTGGATCCTAATGACCAAAAAAAGACTGCTTGCTATGACATTGATGTGGAGGTGGACGACACGCTGAAGACCCAGATGAACTCTTTCCTGCTCTCCACAGCCAGTCAGCAGGAAATAGCAGGACTGGACAACAAGGTACAACAGACACATCCCCTCCCTGTGTTCTCAAAGGgagtttcctgtttcct contains the following coding sequences:
- the smarcd1 gene encoding SWI/SNF-related matrix-associated actin-dependent regulator of chromatin subfamily D member 1 encodes the protein MAARGGFQSAPTGGVVGAMGPGPPVPGAGPGMGPGTPSGRMVPSSAVQNHMYRSPMPGPGYPRPGMPPSNRMTPQGPAMGPPGYGNSPVSRPVMPGVMDPSRKRPAPQQIQQVQQQNRNQHTKKKKMADKILPQRIRELVPESQAYMDLLAFERKLDQTIMRKRLDIQEALKRPIKQKRKLRIFISNTFNPAKPDAEDGEGTVASWELRVEGRLLEDTAVSKYEATKQKRKFSSFFKSLVIELDKDLYGPDNHLVEWHRTATTQETDGFQVKRPGDVGVRCTVLLMLDYQPPQFKLDPRLARMLGIHTQTRPVIIQALWQYVKTHKLQDPHEREFINCDKYLQQIFETQRMKFSEIPQRLHALLMPPEPIIINHVISVDPNDQKKTACYDIDVEVDDTLKTQMNSFLLSTASQQEIAGLDNKIHETIETINQLKTQREFMLSFARDPQGFINDWLQSQCRDLKTMTDVVGNPEEERRAEFYYQPWAQEAVCRYFYSKVQQRRQELETALGIRNT